In the Phoenix dactylifera cultivar Barhee BC4 unplaced genomic scaffold, palm_55x_up_171113_PBpolish2nd_filt_p 001185F, whole genome shotgun sequence genome, one interval contains:
- the LOC103719366 gene encoding GDSL esterase/lipase At1g28580-like: MAPKSSPLKAVSFLFLVLFFWTSAGLEEREGCYIKAIYSLGDSIADTGNLLREGVGGAFAPIAHLPYGETTFHRPTGRCSDGLLMIDYLASSLNLPFVNPYLDKEANFNHGVNFAVAGATALDHSFFKERGILMPYTNSSLNVQLDWLKTHLDSVCSSETDCTEKLNHALFLVGEIGGNDYNYAFFGGKSITEVISYVPHVVQSIINASKEVIDMGAVQLVIPGNFPIGCFPSYLTASRSSDPDAYDDRMCLKGLNAFAMLHNLKLQEAIQELRQSHPHVIIMYADYYHAFLHLLDNALDLGFAKNSLMKACCGSGSEYNFDASKMCGSPGASTCDNPAELISWDGIHLTQKAYMIMARELISGGFSYPSYGVLEKWKCYY; the protein is encoded by the exons ATGGCTCCCAAGTCTTCTCCGCTCAAGGCCgtctcctttctctttttggTGCTATTCTTTTGGACTTCAGCTGGTCTCGAGGAGAGGGAAGGGTGCTACATCAAGGCCATATATAGCTTGGGAGACTCCATTGCCGACACTGGCAACCTCCTTCGAGAGGGTGTGGGCGGGGCTTTTGCACCCATCGCACACCTTCCATACGGCGAGACCACTTTTCACAGGCCCACCGGGCGTTGCTCCGACGGACTTCTCATGATAGACTACCTCG CTTCGTCCCTCAATCTTCCTTTTGTCAATCCTTATTTGGACAAGGAGGCTAATTTCAACCATGGAGTCAATTTTGCTGTAGCTGGGGCCACTGCACTTGACCATTCCTTTTTCAAGGAAAGGGGCAttttgatgccttatactaaTAGTTCTTTGAATGTTCAGCTTGATTGGTTGAAGACCCATCTTGATTCTGTTTGCTCATCAGAAACAG ATTGTACTGAAAAGCTTAATCATGCTCTGTTTTTGGTGGGAGAGATTGGAGGCAATGACTATAATTACGCTTTCTTTGGAGGAAAATCCATCACAGAGGTGATAAGTTATGTTCCACATGTTGTGCAAAGCATAATAAATGCTTCCAAG GAAGTGATAGATATGGGAGCTGTTCAACTAGTTATTCCTGGGAATTTTCCAATTGGATGTTTTCCAAGCTACTTAACAGCATCGCGTTCATCAGATCCAGATGCTTATGACGACAGAATGTGTCTTAAAGGACTAAATGCCTTTGCCATGCTCCATAATTTAAAACTTCAAGAAGCAATACAAGAGTTGAGGCAGTCACATCCTCATGTTATCATCATGTATGCAGATTACTATCATGCCTTCTTGCATCTACTGGACAATGCATTGGATCTAG GATTTGCCAAGAATTCATTGATGAAAGCTTGTTGTGGAAGTGGCAGTGAATATAACTTTGATGCCTCCAAAATGTGTGGTTCTCCTGGAGCTTCAACATGTGACAACCCTGCTGAACTTATAAGTTGGGATGGAATTCATTTAACACAGAAGGCATACATGATCATGGCGCGAGAGTTAATCAGTGGTGGATTCTCCTATCCAAGCTATGGAGTCCTGGAGAAGTGGAAATGCTACTATTGA
- the LOC103699566 gene encoding uncharacterized protein LOC103699566 isoform X1 has product MEGEGAVEAAEDVPAANGEEPTRPSAESVVQGNPLPGTPQNLGDPSDPKPPLDRNEIFRALEVVERDSTAIAESFASLFSSLRLALSEVTSTSAENMQCFSEVVGRLQESALDAASKGNRYINSCLRLNEELKSLETLSMQLKILRKNVDSLDLAVHRLLRLP; this is encoded by the exons ATGGAAGGAGAGGGAGCAGTTGAAGCAGCGGAAGATGTTCCCGCGGCGAATGGAGAGGAACCGACTCGACCCTCCGCCGAATCCGTCGTCCAGGGGAACCCCCTCCCCGGGACGCCTCAAAACCTCGGGGATCCTTCGGATCCCAAACCCCCTTTAGACCGCAACGAGATCTTTAGGGCCCTGGAAGTCGTGGAGAGGGACTCCACGGCCATCGCCGAGAGCTTCgcttctctcttctcctccctccgcTTGGCTTTATCCGAG GTCACTAGTACTTCAGCTGAGAACATGCAGTGCTTCAGTGAAGTTGTTGGCCGCTTGCAAGAGTCTG CTCTTGATGCAGCAAGCAAGGGAAACCGATACATAAATTCATGCCTGAG ATTGAATGAAGAACTGAAGAGCCTGGAAACTCTTTCTATGCAACT AAAGATATTGAGGAAGAATGTGGATTCTCTGGACCTAGCTGTGCACCGGTTGCTTCGTCTTCCATGA
- the LOC103699566 gene encoding uncharacterized protein LOC103699566 isoform X2 yields MEGEGAVEAAEDVPAANGEEPTRPSAESVVQGNPLPGTPQNLGDPSDPKPPLDRNEIFRALEVVERDSTAIAESFASLFSSLRLALSEVTSTSAENMQCFSEVVGRLQESALDAASKGNRYINSCLRFMFVYDQLIFWIE; encoded by the exons ATGGAAGGAGAGGGAGCAGTTGAAGCAGCGGAAGATGTTCCCGCGGCGAATGGAGAGGAACCGACTCGACCCTCCGCCGAATCCGTCGTCCAGGGGAACCCCCTCCCCGGGACGCCTCAAAACCTCGGGGATCCTTCGGATCCCAAACCCCCTTTAGACCGCAACGAGATCTTTAGGGCCCTGGAAGTCGTGGAGAGGGACTCCACGGCCATCGCCGAGAGCTTCgcttctctcttctcctccctccgcTTGGCTTTATCCGAG GTCACTAGTACTTCAGCTGAGAACATGCAGTGCTTCAGTGAAGTTGTTGGCCGCTTGCAAGAGTCTG CTCTTGATGCAGCAAGCAAGGGAAACCGATACATAAATTCATGCCTGAGGTTCATGTTTGTTTACGACCAATTGATTTTCTGG ATTGAATGA
- the LOC113462009 gene encoding LOW QUALITY PROTEIN: beta-amylase 7-like (The sequence of the model RefSeq protein was modified relative to this genomic sequence to represent the inferred CDS: substituted 3 bases at 3 genomic stop codons) — protein MAQEMEKLGGTSEEEDEEEMEMEVKEEDDEEEGGSGSGGAAVMGMAGTPAGEEMGAGTSSNRGGSAAAAVGGRGXCKGGXXGGRGPKEEKERTKLRERHRRAITARILSGLRRHGNYNLRARADINEVIAALAREAGWVVLPDGTTFPSRSSASSSPQYKQLELLSNMPLITMSILEACCKVFFNSSIDDNSNFDNQYNPTSCRSATSSIETET, from the exons ATGGCTCAGGAGATGGAGAAGCTGGGAGGGACCagcgaggaggaggacgaggaggagatGGAGATGGAGGTGAAGGAGGAGGACGACGAGGAGGAAGGGGGAAGCGGCAGCGGCGGCGCAGCGGTGATGGGGATGGCAGGGACGCCGGCAGGGGAGGAGATGGGGGCAGGTACTTCGAGCAACCGGGGGGGATCGGCGGCGGCAGCGGTGGGGGGGAGGGGATGATGCAAGGGGGGATGATGAGGCGGCCGCGGgccgaaggaggagaaggaaaggaCGAAGCTTAGGGAGCGGCACCGGCGGGCGATCACTGCGAGGATCCTGTCAGGGCTCCGGCGGCACGGGAACTACAACCTCCGGGCGCGGGCTGACATCAACGAGGTCATCGCCGCCCTCGCAAGGGAAGCCGGTTGGGTGGTGCTCCCCGACGGCACCACCTTCCCCTCtcgctcctccgcctcctcttctccccag TACAAGCAATTAGAATTACTAAGCAACATGCCTTTAATAACAATGTCTATACTAGAAGCCTGCTGCAAAGTATTCTTTAACTCTTCCATTGAtgacaatagtaattttgacAACCAGTACAATCCTACATCATGTAGAAGTGCTACTTCTAGCATAGAAACTGAAACATGA